The following proteins are encoded in a genomic region of Oncorhynchus kisutch isolate 150728-3 linkage group LG6, Okis_V2, whole genome shotgun sequence:
- the LOC109892037 gene encoding desmin, with translation MRGSSYSQKSQSLQVSGARSSMRVQSPSPSRCRGSSYNNRGRSGYQGGHVSSAVELGTEIHQVHANEKEEMQELNVRFAGYIEKVQALEQRNALLMAELAALQGRFKGGPTGIGEEYNLKFKEMRELIEALTNEKGAADIERGYIEEEVEVWRMKLEEELALKEEAEMILREFRQDVDNATLQKAELEKSVEQLVAEIEFLKKLHDEEVADLMKQIEDSKVTTELDGDRPDLAAYLRNMRAEIETVAAKNVQEAEKWYKGKFETLKEVAGKKEEQMKSMKEEITTFHNQVTDLQNQIDGLRARNAALEQQLEDMEMAHMDKVGGLEGIIAQLEHQLCETKMEMGKYLADYQELLHIKLKLDAEIAVYRKLLEGEESRLGISAGKQPEA, from the exons ATGAGAGGATCTTCCTATTCCCAGAAATCCCAGTCCCTGCAGGTGAGTGGGGCACGCAGCAGTATGCGAGTTCAGAGCCCCTCTCCCTCCCGGTGCCGTGGATCCTCATACAACAACCGTGGACGGTCCGGATACCAGGGCGGCCACGTGTCCTCGGCCGTGGAGTTGGGCACAGAGATACACCAGGTCCATGCCAACGAGAAGGAGGAGATGCAGGAGCTAAACGTGAGGTTTGCAGGCTACATCGAGAAAGTCCAGGCCCTTGAACAGAGGAACGCCCTGCTGATGGCCGAGCTGGCTGCGCTACAGGGCCGCTTCAAGGGAGGCCCCACCGGCATCGGAGAAGAGTACAACCTCAAGTTCAAGGAGATGAGGGAGCTGATCGAAGCCTTGACCAATGAGAAGGGAGCTGCTGATATCGAGAGGGGATAcattgaggaggaggtggaggtgtggAGAATGAAACTGGAAGAGGAGCTGGCACTGAAAG AGGAGGCAGAGATGATCCTGAGGGAATTCCGTCAAGACGTTGACAATGCCACTCTGCAGAAGGCTGAGCTCGAGAAGAGTGTCGAACAGCTGGTGGCCGAGATTGAGTTCCTCAAGAAGTTGCATGACGAGGAAGTTGCCGACCTCATGAAGCAGATCGAGGACTCCAAGGTGACCACGGAACTCGACGGTGACCGCCCCGACCTCGCCGCCTACCTCCGCAACATGCGCGCCGAGATTGAGACTGTGGCGGCCAAGAACGTCCAGGAAGCCGAGAAGTGGTACAAGGGCAAGTTTGAAACCCTCAAAGAAGTCGCCGGCAAGAAAGAAGAGCAGATGAAGTCCATGAAAGAAGAGATCACCACCTTCCACAACCAGGTGACAGACCTCCAGAACCAGATCGACGGGCTGAGGGCGAGAAACGCGGCCCTGGAGCAGCAGCTGGAGGACATGGAGATGGCCCACATGGATAAGGTTGGAGGCCTGGAGGGCATCATTGCTCAGCTGGAGCACCAGCTCTGCGAGACCAAGATGGAGATGGGCAAGTACCTGGCCGACTACCAAGAGCTGCTGCACATCAAGCTGAAGCTGGACGCTGAAATCGCCGTCTACAGGAAGctgctggagggagaggagagcaggctggggaTCTCTGCAGGGAAACAACCAGAAGCTTAA